TCGGCGGAGGTGTCGTACCGGCGGGGGACGTCGCCGCTGGTCAACCATGCCGAGCAGACGGAGGTGGCGAAGGCCGCGGCCGGGGCGCTGGTGGGTGCCGGGAGTGTTGAGGGGGATGCGCCGCTGGTGCTGGGGGCGGAGGATTTCTCCTCCATGCTGGAGGCGCGGCCGGGGGCGTTCATGTTTATGGGGAATGGCGGGGGTGGGGCCACGAGCGAGGGGCTGCACACGCCGAATTACGACTTCAACGACGAGGCCATTCCGTATGGGGTGGGGTACTGGGTGAGCGTGGTGGAGCAGGAGTTGGGGAGCGTGGGGGCGGGGTAGTCCCCTGCCCTATTCGTGCGGGTGTTGGCGGGTTTCCCCGGCAGCCCGTTAGAAGAAGATGATGGGGGTTCCAAGGGGGAAGAATTCGTTCTTCCCCCTTGGGCATTTCAGGCGGGGCGCACGTCCATGGCGAGGGTCATCTCGTCGGCGCGCGGGGTGTGGGTGTAGCCCTGGCGCATGGCCCAGATGTTCTTCTGGACGTGCAGGGGGATCCAGGCGACGTCGGCGGCGGCGATCCTTGTGGCGTCCTGCATGAGTTTTTCGCGGGCCGCGTCGTCGTTGGTGGACATGGCCTGTTCGAGGACCTGATCGTAGCGGGGGTTGCTGTAGCCGGTGCGGTTCACGGTGCCCCAGCCCTTTTCCATGTCGCGGGTGCCGAGGAGGCCGCGGAGGCCGGAGGAGGGTTCGCCGTTGGAGTTGGCCCAGCCGCCCATGGAGACGGAGTTGTCCAGGCGGGCGACGCGCTGGGCGACGACGGCGAAGGGCATGGTGTCGACCTTCGTGCGGATGCCGATGCGGGTCCACATCTGGCCGATGCTCTGGGCGACCTGCGCGTCGTTGATGTAGCGGTCGTTGGAGGCGAGGAGGGTGAGGGTGAAGCCGTTGGGGAGGCCGGCTTCCTGGAGGAGCTTGCGGGCCTTGTCGGCGTCGAAGGCGGTGGGCGGCAGGTCGGGGACGTGGCCATAGGCGCCGGGGGGCATGAACTGGGCGGTGGGGAGGGCGGCGCCGGCCATGATGCGGTCGGCGATGGCGGGGCGGTTGATGGCTGACGTGAGGGCTTGGCGGACGCGGAGGTCCGTCATGGGGTTGCGGATGGGTTCACCGTTGGGGCCGGTGACGTAGGGGGATTCGGGGCGGAAGTCGGTGCGAAGGTAGACGGAGCGGAGGCTGGTGACTTCCGAGATGCGGATGCGCGCTTCGGTGCGGAGGCGGGCGAGGTCGGCGGTGGGGACGGCGTCGATGAAGGCGACGTCGCCGGCCTGGAGGGCGGCGGTGCGGGCGCCGTCGTTCGCGATGATGCGGTAGTTGACGCGCTGCCAGGCGGGCTTTTGGCCCCAGTAGGCGTCGTTGCGTTCCAGTTCCACCACGTCGCCGCTGCGGAAGGCGATGAGGCGGTAGGGGCCGGTGCCGATGGCGTTCTTGCCGTTGTTGAAGTCGCCGGTGTTCGGGGCCTCGCCGAGGCCTCGGGGGATGATGGTGAACTGGGAGCAGTCGGCGGGGAGGAGGGGGTAGATTCCGGCGGTGCGCATGCGGATGCGGTGGGGGTCCACGACCTGCATGGACTGGATGGCCTTGGTAAAGACGACGAAGGAGCCGGGGCTGTTCACGACCTTGGGGATGCGGTTGACGGTGTAGACCACGTCCTCCGCCGTGAAGGGGTCGCCGTTGTGAAACCTTACGCCCTGGCGGAGCTGGAATTCCCAGGTGGTTTCGTCGACGAGGCGCCAGGATTCGGCGAGGCCGGGGATGAGGCGGCCCTGGGCGTCGCGGTGGACCAGGGCGTCGAAGATGTGCTGGGCGAGGGCGTTGTTGGGGGTGAGGGTGTAGTAGTGCGGGTCCACGGAGCTGGGCGGGGCGCTGACGGCGAGGTTTAGCGTGGCGGTGCTGACGGGCTGGGCTTCGGCGGAGCGTTCTCGGAGCGTCAGGAGCGCGGGGGCGGCGGCGAGGATGAGGCGGCGGGGGATGGCGGGCATGCGGGGGCTCCTCCGGTGATGGCCGGGTGGTGCGGTGGCAGCTTTCCTCTTTCGTGAGCGAACCAGCGGGGGGAGCGGGGTGTCAAGCGCGCCGGGATCCGGCGCGAGAAGGTTGCGTGACGCGGGCGGGGGTGACGCTTGACAGGGATGGGGCCCCTGCCCTGCTTGGGCGGCCCTCGGGTTTGCGGGCGGGGCATGGTCTGGAAGGGTGCTGCGGGGATGGTGCGATACGATCTGGTGGTGATCGGCAGCGGGCCCTCGGGGCGGCGGGCGGCGGTGCAGGCGGCGAAGCTCGGGCGCTCCGTGCTGGTGGTGGAGAAGGGGCGACGCGTGGGCGGGGTGTCCGTGCATACGGGGACCATTCCGTCCAAGACGC
This genomic window from Pararoseomonas sp. SCSIO 73927 contains:
- a CDS encoding ABC transporter substrate-binding protein, whose protein sequence is MPAIPRRLILAAAPALLTLRERSAEAQPVSTATLNLAVSAPPSSVDPHYYTLTPNNALAQHIFDALVHRDAQGRLIPGLAESWRLVDETTWEFQLRQGVRFHNGDPFTAEDVVYTVNRIPKVVNSPGSFVVFTKAIQSMQVVDPHRIRMRTAGIYPLLPADCSQFTIIPRGLGEAPNTGDFNNGKNAIGTGPYRLIAFRSGDVVELERNDAYWGQKPAWQRVNYRIIANDGARTAALQAGDVAFIDAVPTADLARLRTEARIRISEVTSLRSVYLRTDFRPESPYVTGPNGEPIRNPMTDLRVRQALTSAINRPAIADRIMAGAALPTAQFMPPGAYGHVPDLPPTAFDADKARKLLQEAGLPNGFTLTLLASNDRYINDAQVAQSIGQMWTRIGIRTKVDTMPFAVVAQRVARLDNSVSMGGWANSNGEPSSGLRGLLGTRDMEKGWGTVNRTGYSNPRYDQVLEQAMSTNDDAAREKLMQDATRIAAADVAWIPLHVQKNIWAMRQGYTHTPRADEMTLAMDVRPA